CAAAAACATCATAACCCATTGATTTTTATGGAAAACGAATCGAAGCCCGATTGTGGCCTCGAGCGCACGCACTAATTTGGTTCACCGATGGGGTCGGATAGACGCGCCAAAATCGGGCATTCGGGCCGCCCGTCACCATGACAGTGCGCAGCAAGATCCGCCAGTGTGTCACGCATGTCGCTCAGCTCCGCGATGCGCTTGTCGAGCTCGGCCACGTGCTCGAGGGCAATCGACTTCACTTCGGCGCTTGCGCGGGAACGGTCTTGCCAGAGCATCAGGAGCTTGCGGATGTCTTCGACGAGAAAGCCAAGGCGTCGCGCCTGACGGATGAAGCGCAGGATATGGATCTCGTCTGCGCCGTAGATCCGGTAGCCGGCGTCGGTACGCTTGCTCGGCGCCAGCAGGCCGACCTGTTCGTAGTACCGGA
This region of Burkholderia contaminans genomic DNA includes:
- the cueR gene encoding Cu(I)-responsive transcriptional regulator codes for the protein MNIGDASRESGVSAKMIRYYEQVGLLAPSKRTDAGYRIYGADEIHILRFIRQARRLGFLVEDIRKLLMLWQDRSRASAEVKSIALEHVAELDKRIAELSDMRDTLADLAAHCHGDGRPECPILARLSDPIGEPN